GTCATGATCTCGCTCGACGGACTCGGCCTCGAAAAAGATCAGCATGATATCATCCAGGACCTCATTCAACGGCCAAACGGAATCATCCTCGTTACCGGCCCAACCGGGTCCGGAAAAACGACCACCCTTTACGCCTGTCTGAATGAACTGAACGATCCCCAGTGGAAGATCATCACAACGGAAGACCCGGTCGAATACCAGGTGAATGGGATTGTCCAGGTCAATATCAATGAAAAAGTCGGACTCACTTTCGCCAAGTGCCTGCGATCCATTCTGCGCCAGGACCCGGATATCTGCATGGTCGGCGAAATCCGCGACGTGGAAACGGCCGCGCTCGCCATCGAAGCGTCGCTGACCGGACACCTTGTCTTCAGCACGCTTCACACGAATGATGCGCCAAGCACAGTCACCCGTATGATCGACATGGACGTTGAACCGTTCCTATTGACATCCACCATTGAGGCTGTTGTCGCCCAGCGGCTCGTCCGAAAACTCTGCATGTTCTGCCGCGAAGCATACGATCCGCCCGATGAGGAACTTCGGACGGTCGGGTTGACCCGCGATCAGATCAAGGACACAAAAATCTACCGCTCTCGCGGGTGTAAAGAGTGCTCACACGTCGGCTACAAGGGCAGAACCGGCATCTACGAGCTCATGACGCTCAATGACGAGGTTCGCGACCTGATCCTCAAACGCAGCGCCACCGGCGAAATCCGCGACGCCGCTGTCCGGAACGGCATGCACACCCTCCGCGAAGCCGGAATAAGGAAAATACTCGCCGGCATAACAACAATTGAAGAAGTATTAGGCGAAACCATGGGGTACGGTTAATTTTCTTCCCTGTTGCTATTCTCTGAACTCATCCAGCGTATCATTCAAACTCTTTATTCTTCCTCCCAAAACTCCGCCTTGACGGTCGCCCTGCAGACTTTCCCCTGAGATATCGCGCAAGCGTCGGCCATTTGTTCTGCAAAGACGATGCTGAGGTGCTGCTTTGCCTCCTGCCGGGTAGCCCTCCGAGAGGCGGTCAGGTGGAACGAAATGGGACACATTATCCGCAAAAAGCTTCCTTTTTCAATGGGCTGAACGTTCGTTTCATCGATTTCGGAGACGTGCGCGTGCCGTTTCGTCACATTCCGACACTGTGGATAACCTTGTTGATTAAACCGGAGACCTCTGTTGAGAAATAAAACTAACTTTTTGACCTCAAACAAGTTGTGGATGATATTTTCGATGTTGATAATTTTGTGGAAAACATCTGCAGAACCGGGGTTGATCGCGTGGAACGACCGTTCAGCATGGCTGCCCTCCGCAGCTCGTCGTGCACAGTCTGCAAATGGGCCCAGCTTTATATCGAGGATCCATAACGGCGGGCGACGCGCAGGTGAGATTTCTTGCCGGCTTTTCGTCTTGACTTTGCTTTCTGATTATTCTAAAGTGAAAATGTAAAGGGAAATTTTCTTTACCGGCAATCCCTGTTCGCGAACTGAAAGAGAGAAAGTGGCAGCCCGGGAGTGGAGATCTTTCAGACCATCGGGATTGGGTCGGCGGGTTCGCAACAGAGCCCCACAGCAATATCGGTCAAAACACTCCGATGTCATAATTAACGCTGAAGAGAATGTATGATGATCCCCACGGCTCAATGAAAAGCGACCTAACTCAGCTTTCGTAGCCGAGGAGCGGATGTGCTATGCCGGGGCGAATCAGAGCAGGCGAGATTGCCGATTCGATAAGCTGCAGACTAATGGGAAAGAAAGCGTTATATTGTGAACCATGAAGAACGCAGAGATTGCTGACATATTTGATCGAATTGCCGATATGCTCGAATTCAAAGGCGAGATGGTATTCAAGGTGGCCTCGTACAGGCGCGCTGCCCGCACGTTGCGTGATACGCCGGAGGATATCGCCGTCGTGGTCGCAGAGAAACGGCTTTCCGAGCTTGCCGGCATCGGGAAGAGCATGGCGGAGAAAATAGAGGAATACCTGCGGACGGGAAAGATTGCGAAGTCCGAAGAACTCTGCAAGGGGTATTCTGAGGAGTTCATAGTGATGCTGCAGATTCCGGGAATGGGCCCGAAGAGTCTCGCTGTCATCCACTCGAATCTCAAGATATCAACCATAAAGGAACTCGAGGCGGCTTGTCTTGACGGGCGGCTCAGCCAACTGCCGGGTCTGGGCGCGAAAAAAGCTGAAAACATATTGAAAGGAATCGAGTTTCTTCGCCAGTCGTCGAAACGGATCCCCCTGGGCATCGCGCTTCCGGTGGCGGAACAGATAGTGGCGGCCGTAAGGAAATTCAAGGCGGTCGAGCGCGCTGAAATGGCCGGGAGCCTGCGCCGTATGCGCGATACCATAGGCGACATTGATATCCTCGCCTCTTCGGCGCACCCGCAGGACGCGATTCATGCGTTCACCGCGATGCCTGAGGTCAAGCGAGTGCTTGCCGCCGGCGGCACGAAGGCGAGCGTCATCGTGGAAGGCAACCAGCAGATCGATCTGCGCGTTGTCGAGGAGGAAAGCTACGGATCGGCTCTCCTTTACTTCACCGGCTCGAAGCCGCACAACGTCAAGCTTCGCGACCTGGCGAAGGGCATGGGTCTGAAAATTAACGAATATGGAGTTTTCCGCGGGGATCGCAAGATTGCAGGCCGCGATGAAGAGGATGTTTACGATGCGGCTGGGCTCGTGTGGATACCGCCGGAACTGCGAGAAGACCGCGGGGAGATCGAGGCCGCCATGGAAAGCAAGCTC
The DNA window shown above is from Candidatus Abyssobacteria bacterium SURF_5 and carries:
- the polX gene encoding DNA polymerase/3'-5' exonuclease PolX: MKNAEIADIFDRIADMLEFKGEMVFKVASYRRAARTLRDTPEDIAVVVAEKRLSELAGIGKSMAEKIEEYLRTGKIAKSEELCKGYSEEFIVMLQIPGMGPKSLAVIHSNLKISTIKELEAACLDGRLSQLPGLGAKKAENILKGIEFLRQSSKRIPLGIALPVAEQIVAAVRKFKAVERAEMAGSLRRMRDTIGDIDILASSAHPQDAIHAFTAMPEVKRVLAAGGTKASVIVEGNQQIDLRVVEEESYGSALLYFTGSKPHNVKLRDLAKGMGLKINEYGVFRGDRKIAGRDEEDVYDAAGLVWIPPELREDRGEIEAAMESKLPHLVTIEQIRGDLHVHSDFSDGSATLEQLARRAEDLGYEYLAVTDHSQSLKIAHGLTAERVEEKMARIRELNKKLKKMTLLLGTELDILSNGKLDYPDEVLEQFDWVVASIHSGFKQPGEKITQRIIAAMEHPLVDCIAHPTGRQIGRRAPYELDLEKVLQAAARTETAIEINANYDRLDLDDIWCRRAKKYGVKLAIGTDAHKLEHMSMIRLGVAVARRGWLEPQDVLNTLPLKKLRRKRPCLART